The Halalkalibaculum roseum genome window below encodes:
- the trhA gene encoding PAQR family membrane homeostasis protein TrhA, with translation MTKHNLSKIQRYIREPVNGLTHGLGAILAVVGLIALLYEAVLQDSISHIVAFSIFGASMVLLYTSSSLYHSLPVREKALKFFQKLDHSMIYVLIAGSYTPICLIVLEGNWKWGIFITVWSLALLGIIKKFLYMKTPRWISTLLYLGMGWMGVILFPTLFEKLPAAFLGWIIAGGLAYSLGAIIYGLEKPNPIPNWFGHHEIWHLFVLAGTFSHFWAFYSYLSGYGV, from the coding sequence ATGACAAAACATAATCTTTCGAAAATACAACGCTACATAAGAGAACCTGTCAACGGTTTAACCCACGGCCTGGGAGCTATTCTGGCTGTAGTTGGTCTCATTGCACTATTATATGAAGCCGTTTTACAGGATTCCATCAGCCATATTGTAGCCTTTTCCATCTTCGGTGCGAGTATGGTGCTGCTCTATACTTCCAGCTCGTTATACCATTCTCTGCCCGTCAGGGAAAAAGCACTTAAGTTTTTTCAGAAGCTTGACCACAGCATGATCTATGTGTTGATAGCCGGTTCCTATACTCCTATATGCTTGATTGTACTCGAAGGAAATTGGAAATGGGGTATCTTTATCACCGTCTGGAGCCTTGCACTGCTGGGCATCATAAAGAAGTTTTTGTATATGAAAACGCCTCGCTGGATCTCCACGCTCCTTTACCTAGGTATGGGTTGGATGGGTGTCATTTTGTTTCCCACCCTGTTTGAAAAGCTGCCTGCGGCCTTCTTGGGATGGATTATCGCGGGCGGCCTGGCTTACTCGCTGGGTGCCATTATTTACGGACTGGAAAAACCGAACCCCATACCCAACTGGTTCGGACATCATGAAATCTGGCACCTCTTTGTTCTGGCCGGTACCTTTTCACACTTCTGGGCTTTTTATTCCTATCTCTCGGGCTACGGGGTTTAA
- a CDS encoding Dabb family protein yields the protein MMNFRNSVLITLFLTMVVAGCSQSTNQQQAAGSETTVSEGMLQHNVFFYLKDDVTTDQRAQFEEGLKILLAIDEVYDYQIGIPGDTEQRDVTDHSFGYSFSSWFENLEDYQVYAEHPVHLEFIDEYEDLWAEVRVYDSEVIATKE from the coding sequence ATGATGAATTTCCGTAACAGCGTACTCATTACCCTATTTTTAACAATGGTAGTGGCAGGGTGCTCTCAGAGCACCAATCAGCAGCAAGCAGCCGGCAGCGAAACGACCGTTAGTGAGGGCATGCTGCAGCATAATGTGTTTTTCTATCTTAAAGATGATGTGACGACAGATCAGAGAGCACAATTCGAAGAAGGACTGAAGATACTATTGGCTATTGATGAGGTGTACGACTACCAGATCGGTATACCGGGAGATACGGAACAGCGGGATGTAACAGACCACTCTTTTGGATATTCGTTCTCCTCATGGTTTGAGAACCTGGAAGATTACCAGGTCTATGCCGAACATCCGGTTCATTTGGAGTTTATTGATGAGTATGAAGATCTATGGGCGGAAGTTCGAGTATATGATTCGGAAGTAATCGCTACCAAAGAGTAA
- a CDS encoding SOS response-associated peptidase, translated as MCGRYTLKENKEKLEEWFDADGEELDRLNPNYNVAPSQSMPVVGQNRDGNRSLKPFRWGLLPFWVKEKNVGYSMINARAETLDSKKSFKPYFEKQRCLVPASGFYEWKGEKGNKTPHYIYPTHEPLFAFAGLYSMWDSPDGKEKIPTYTIVTTDANEKMKELHNRMPAMLLKEEWEDWLNPNNHDTKALKELLKPFPDDAIDFYPVSKKVGNVKNNSEDLIQPEQ; from the coding sequence ATGTGTGGAAGATATACGCTCAAGGAAAATAAAGAGAAACTGGAAGAGTGGTTCGATGCCGATGGCGAAGAACTGGATCGTCTTAACCCAAACTATAATGTGGCTCCCTCACAAAGCATGCCTGTTGTCGGTCAGAACAGAGATGGAAATAGAAGCCTGAAGCCTTTCCGGTGGGGCTTGCTGCCATTTTGGGTAAAAGAGAAAAACGTGGGTTATAGCATGATCAACGCCCGCGCGGAGACACTGGATAGCAAGAAATCCTTTAAACCCTATTTTGAAAAGCAGCGTTGCCTGGTGCCGGCTTCGGGTTTTTATGAATGGAAAGGTGAAAAGGGTAATAAAACACCGCACTACATCTATCCGACCCACGAACCGTTGTTTGCATTTGCAGGTCTGTATAGTATGTGGGACTCCCCGGACGGAAAGGAAAAAATTCCCACCTATACTATCGTTACTACCGATGCCAATGAAAAGATGAAAGAACTGCACAACCGCATGCCTGCCATGTTACTTAAGGAGGAGTGGGAGGATTGGTTAAATCCGAATAATCACGATACCAAAGCACTTAAGGAATTACTTAAGCCCTTTCCGGATGATGCCATAGATTTCTACCCGGTGAGTAAAAAGGTCGGTAATGTGAAGAATAATTCAGAGGACCTGATCCAGCCTGAGCAGTAG